A stretch of the Zeugodacus cucurbitae isolate PBARC_wt_2022May chromosome 6, idZeuCucr1.2, whole genome shotgun sequence genome encodes the following:
- the LOC105215940 gene encoding uncharacterized protein LOC105215940: MTSVRNNAVSVSVAALLLGWVIFGCLNNSVLADVAQKSGEKSTDSTDPDYFYDESSPENIKAASKPAQPTIVPYFDEPKKTVYAKENAAVTLTCPVQNYDESQHLIVWFKNNNTITTGKEIIADAALYHLDKDMNLVVDKVTEKTKGEYSCTVMPYKAHMDIHLEIGEEPVADNKQMMVSASALLLLLSTLVARELSFGILRLDTFF; the protein is encoded by the exons ATGACATCAGTGCGCAACAATGCAGTCTCCGTCAGCGTCGCCGCTCTGCTGCTGGGATGGGTTATTTTTGGGTGCCTAAATAATTCGG TCCTGGCAGACGTTGCACAGAAATCTGGCGAAAAATCCACAGATAGCACAGATCCAGATTACTTTTACGATGAATCAAGTCCCGAAAATATAAAGGCGGCATCCAAACCGGCCCAACCCACAATTGTACCGTATTTTGATGAGCCAAAGAAAACCGTTTATGCCAAAGAGAATGCCGCTGTGACTCTAACATGTCCCGTTCAGAATTATGATG AATCGCAACATCTAATTGTCTGGTTtaagaacaacaacacaatcACCACCGGTAAGGAAATCATCGCCGATGCTGCACTCTACCATCTGGATAAGGATATGAATTTGGTTGTTGATAAAGTAACGGAGAAGACCAAGGGCGAATACTCGTGTACCGTTATGCCGTATAAAGCCCATATGGATATACATTTGGAGATTGGCGAGGAGCCTGTAGCCGATAATAAACAGATGATGGTGAGCGCAAgcgctctgttgttgttgctctcaaCATTGGTGGCGCGAGAATTGAGCTTTGGCATTTTGCGTTTAGATACATTCTTTTAG
- the LOC105215939 gene encoding uncharacterized protein LOC105215939 isoform X2, with product MELTPGRWHVRMRAKNTVGWSAFSAQHDFVINDNESDAVDAYGDVDNEDTARRPGCLVQTNTPLHHSPKSNRSNAEEYNHPNFTYHRSLLTQQ from the exons ATGGAACTCACGCCGGGACGTTGGCATGTGCGTATGCGTGCGAAAAATACCGTTGGCTGGTCGGCATTTTCCGCGCAGcatgatttcgtaattaatgATAATGAAAGTGATGCGGTGGATGCTTACGGTGATGTTGATAATGaag atactgcaaggcggccgggatgtttagtccaaacaaatactcctctgcatcactctccaaaaagtaatagaagtaatgcagaggagtacaACCACCCCAATTTCACTTATCACCGATCACTTCtcacacaacaataa
- the LOC105215939 gene encoding uncharacterized protein LOC105215939 isoform X3: MIMKVMRWMLTVMLIMKWSYQAAIVWRREEELFSNNNYTRNNNIVGIHRRPITTKSVHPKTSLHIGHHQQILQGGRDV; the protein is encoded by the exons atgATAATGAAAGTGATGCGGTGGATGCTTACGGTGATGTTGATAATGaag TGGTCCTATCAAGCCGCGATAGTTTGGAGGAGAGAAGAGGAATtattcagcaacaacaattacacccGAAATAACAACATCGTTGGAATACACCGACgcccaataacaacaaaatcagtgCACCCAAAAACAAGTTTGCACATCGGTCACCACCAACAA atactgcaaggcggccgggatgtttag
- the LOC105215939 gene encoding uncharacterized protein LOC105215939 isoform X1 translates to MYLSCLASINENIDTRKTQVSTQPIKERASESSTIDFGPTINLPPCDTDIFYGDYTAWPTFRDMFTALYIHNPKISNVEKLFHLTQMTRGEAREAIKNTPLTNDGFILAWKNLVEQYENKRMQINTQLKTLFNLPDVTQETGCAIKALQRTVNNVLTNLTHLEIDTKSWDPILIYLCSSKLPKQTLEAFESTLEDITSIPTWSNFDNFLTHKQNTLESVANFKASVTKLHSSHLGSVKKTDGNKYYTFHANVSENLLAGPSNYQNRYTSSQPHPEAESCKLCNKHHPIRECPKFLEMNVETRISTIKRHGYCNNCLAISHSYKNCSSKNTCRKCHKRHNTLIHREYSPRPESTPNPEATSSTSDIAISAPIPTHNTIQPK, encoded by the coding sequence ATGTACCTCTCTTGTTTAGCttcaattaatgaaaatatagacACACGAAAAACCCAGGTGTCAACCCAACCCATTAAGGAAAGAGCCTCAGAATCCTCTACAATAGATTTCGGTCCCACGATTAATCTACCGCCATGCGACACCGACATCTTTTACGGGGATTACACGGCTTGGCCCACATTTCGTGACATGTTCACCGCCCTGTATATACATAACCCAAAGATCAGTAACGTCGAAAAACTCTTTCATCTAACCCAGATGACCCGAGGCGAAGCAAGAGAAGCTATCAAAAACACACCCCTAACAAACGATGGTTTCATACTGGCCTGGAAGAATCTGGTCGAGCAGTATGAAAATAAGAGAATGCAGATAAACACCCAATTGAAGACCCTCTTTAATTTACCCGATGTCACTCAAGAAACAGGCTGCGCCATAAAAGCCCTGCAACGAACGGTTAACAACGTTTTAACCAATTTAACCCATCTTGAGATTGACACAAAAAGTTGGGACCCGATACTGATATATCTTTGTAGTTCGAAACTACCGAAACAGACTCTAGAAGCATTCGAATCTACCCTAGAAGATATTACTTCTATACCCACATGGTcaaatttcgacaatttcttGACCCATAAGCAAAACACCCTCGAATCTGTAGCAAATTTCAAGGCTTCAGTAACAAAACTCCACTCATCCCACCTTGGATCAGTAAAAAAGACTGACGGAAACAAATATTACACATTTCATGCCAACGTGTCAGAAAACCTACTAGCTGGGCCCTCAAATTATCAAAACAGATACACTTCTTCTCAACCCCACCCGGAAGCAGAAAGTTGCAAACTTTGCAATAAACATCACCCGATTCGGGAATGCCCCAAATTCCTAGAAATGAATGTTGAGACCCgtatatcgacaattaaaaggCATGGTTATTGCAATAACTGCTTAGCAATCTCACACAGCTACAAGAACTGTAGTAGTAAAAACACTTGTCGCAAATGTCACAAAAGACATAATACACTGATCCATAGAGAATATAGCCCTAGACCTGAATCCACCCCAAATCCAGAAGCGACCAGTTCGACTTCTGATATTGCTATAAGTGCCCCAATACCCACCCACAACACAATTCAACCCAAGTGA